A window of the Miscanthus floridulus cultivar M001 chromosome 14, ASM1932011v1, whole genome shotgun sequence genome harbors these coding sequences:
- the LOC136504874 gene encoding NDR1/HIN1-like protein 1, with protein MSKDCGNHGDDDLRRSCRRLLAILLVLALLVAIIALIIYLVLRPTHPRFFLQDASLRQLDLSNGTSSSVLSTALQITVASRNPNDKVGVYYDRLDVYASYKYQQITVAASLPAVYQGHGDVDIWSPVLSGPDVPFAPYLADALRQDCQSGYLILQVKIDGRVRWKVGSWISGHYHLFVTCPAFLVTTGGNGEPGASGFKFQTTTYCRVEV; from the coding sequence ATGAGCAAGGACTGCGGCAACCACGGCGACGACGACCTCCGGCGCTCCTGCCGCCGCCTCCTGGCCATCCTACTCGTCCTCGCCCTCCTCGTCGCCATCATCGCTCTCATCATCTACCTGGTCCTCCGCCCCACCCACCCGCGCTTCTTCCTGCAAGACGCGTCCCTCCGCCAGCTCGACCTCTCCAACGGCACCTCCTCCTCCGTCCTCTCCACCGCGCTCCAGATCACGGTCGCCTCCCGCAACCCGAACGACAAGGTCGGGGTCTACTACGACCGCCTCGACGTGTACGCGTCGTACAAGTACCAGCAGATCACGGTGGCGGCGTCGCTCCCGGCCGTGTACCAGGGCCACGGCGACGTCGACATCTGGTCGCCCGTCCTGTCCGGCCCCGACGTCCCCTTCGCGCCTTACCTCGCCGACGCGCTCCGCCAGGACTGCCAGTCCGGGTACCTCATTCTGCAGGTCAAGATCGACGGCCGCGTCCGGTGGAAGGTCGGCAGCTGGATCTCCGGCCACTACCACCTGTTTGTGACCTGCCCGGCGTTCCTTGTCACTACCGGTGGGAACGGCGAGCCCGGGGCGAGTGGGTTCAAGTTCCAGACCACCACTTACTGCCGCGTCGAGGTCTAG
- the LOC136503167 gene encoding uncharacterized mitochondrial protein AtMg00810-like, protein MAECKPCVTPMEERLKLTKASTTTKVDETLYQSIVGGLRYLVHTRPDIVFAMDYVSRFMGDPREDHWAAVKWLLHYVKGTVDHGIIFPKTGGSRLQLTVFSDADMAGDFDGRRSTSGMLVFLRSALISWLSLKQKQGKAVPKGPLL, encoded by the exons atggctgagtgcaagccatgcgtgactccaatggaggagcggctgaagctgacgaaggctagcACCACGACGAAGGTGGATGaaacactctaccagagcatcgtcggcggtctacgctacctagtccacacgagaccAGACATTGTGTTCGCCATGGACTACGTCAGTCGCTTTATGggggatcccagagaggatcactgggctgcggtgaagtgGCTATTgcactacgtcaaggggacggtggatcatgggatcatcttcccaaagactggtgggagtaggctgcagctcactgtgttcagcgatgcagacatggcgggggacttcgacggacgacggagcacctctggcatgctcgtcttcctcAGGTCGGCtctaatttcatggctgtcgttGAAACAGAAG caagggaaggcggtgccgaaaggccccctgctgtga